In the Streptomyces sp. SJL17-4 genome, ACGCGATCACCGCCCCCGTCCTGGTGGCGAGCGACCTCGACCGCACCCTCATCTACTCGTCCGCGGCCCTCGCCCTCGGCATGCCGGACGCCCAGGCGCCCCGGCTGCTCTGCGTCGAGGTCCACGAGTCCAAGCCGCTCTCGTACATGACCGAGCACGCGGCGGGGCTCCTGGCGAGACTGACGGAAGAAGCCGTCTTCGTCCCCACCACCACCCGGACGCGCAAGCAGTACCAGCGCATCCAACTCCCCGGCAGCGCACCGAAGTACGCGATCTGCGCCAACGGCGGGCACCTCCTCGTCAACGGCGTCACCGACGCCGACTGGCACGCCTCCGTGATGCTCAGGCTCGCCGAGGAATGCGCACCGCTCTCCGAGGTCCGCGCCTACCTCACCGCGACCACGGACCTGTCCTGGGTACGCAAGCACCGCGTCGCCGAGGACCTGTTCGCGTACCTCGTCGTCGAGCGGGAGCGGCTGCCCGTGGACTGGCTGGAGCGCTTCGGCGCCTGGGCGGGGGAGCGGGGCTGGACGGTCTCGCTCCAGGGCCGCAAGGTGTACGCCGTACCGAAGCCGCTCACCAAGAGCGCGGCCGTCCGCGAGGTCGCCCGCCGCATCGGCACGTCGCTCACCCTGGCCGCGGGCGACTCGCTCCTCGACGCGGACCTGCTGCTCGCCGCGGACCGGGCGTGGCGCCCGGGCCACGGCGAACTGGCCGACAGCGACTGGACGGCCCCCCACCTGGACGTCCTCGCGGAACGCGGGGTCGCGGCGGGCGAGGAGATCCTGCGCCGCTTCAGGGCGGCGGCCGCCGTCTAGCCGACGGGATCAGCTGCAGCAACCGCCACCGCAGCAGCCTCCGCCACCCCCGCCACCGCTCGGCGCGGGGGCGGCGGAGGCGGAGCCGCCGACGGCCACGGCCGAGAGCAGCTTCACGGTGTCGTCGTGCCCGGCGGGGCAGGAGGCCGGGTCGGAGGACTCGGCCATGGGCCGGCTGAGCTCAAACGTGTCGCCGCAGGTCCGGCAGCGGAATTCGTAACGAGGCATGGGAACAGGCTAGAGCCTGAGACCGGCCACGGGCAGGGCACCTGCCCCCTCCGTCCGCCCCAGGGCGACCGACGTCCCCTGTCCCCGGTCCCCGACCGGCCAACCGCATCCGTCCTCCCCGGGTCAGTGCCCGGTGGCGGTGGCGCCCCGCTCCTCCCTGATCCGACCGACGACGTGCGCGGCCGTGGCCCGTACGGCCTCCAGTTCGGTCAGGAAGTGCCAGTAGTCCGGGTGGCGGCCCTCCAGGGTGTCGACCGCCCGGTCGATCCGCGCGACGGCCTCGTCGAGGGGCCGGGCGTGGCGCGGGTCGGGGGTGCTGCGCCCGGCCATCGCGAGGCGCTGGGCGTCCCGTACCGCGAACCGGGCGCGGTCGGTCTCCGCCTTCGGGTCCTTGGCGACGGCGTCGAGGCGGCGCAGCCGGTCGCCGGCGGCCGAGACGGCCTCGTCGGTGGAGTCGAGCAGCGCGCGGACGGTGGAGAGCATCGAGGTCGCGTCCGGCCAGCGCTGCTCCGCGCGCGCCCTTCCGGCCTCCGCGAGCCGGTCCTCGGCCTGCCGGAGCGTGGTGGCGGCCTGCTCGGGCACGTGCTGGAGGTCCTGCCAGCAGGGCGCGGTGAAGCGCCGCCGCAGCTCCGAGAGGATCGGCTCGACGCCACTGGTGCGGGTGGTGAGCGCCTCGGTGCGGGTACGGAGGGAGACGAGGCGCCGGTCGATCTCGGCGGCCCGCTCGGGCAGCCGCTCGGCCTCGGCCCGTACGGCTTCGGCGTCGCGCAGCACCGTGTCGGCACGCTGGAGGGTCTCGGGGACGCCGTGCCGGCCGGCCCCCTCGTTGAGCCGGGTGAGTTCGGGCCCGAGGGCGGCGAGCCGGGCGGCGAGGTCGTCGGCGCGCAGCCCCCTCTCCCGTACGGAGTCGAGGGCGCCGCTCGCGCCGCGCAGGGCCTGCCGGGCCCGCTCGACGGCGGGGGCGAGGCGGGCGAGCTGGGTCTCGGCCTGTCCGAGCAGGGGGGCGAGCCCGGCCTCGAACCGGTCGAGCTCGCCCTTCACGCGGTCCAGTTCGTCCTTGGCGCGGGTCAGTTCGGCGCGGGCCCGGCCGGCGGTCGCGGCGTCGAGCTCGTCCCGGTCGAGGTCGTGGGCGTCGACGGCGCTGATGTAGCTGTGGCTGACCTCGTCGATGCGGCGCCCGAGCGCCTCGAAGCCCTCGACGGCGCGGCGCGTCTCGGGGGAGCTGTCGACGGCGGTGATGGTCTCGATGGAGATGCGGAGCCCGCGCTGGGCGGTGTCGAGCTCGTAGAAGGCGGAGGCGGCGGCGTCCTTGGCGGCCTGGGCCTCGGCGCGCTGGCTCTCACCGCGCCCGCCGAACCAGCGGCGGTTGCCGCCGCCGGCGAAGGCGTGCGGCAGCATCGCGCCGGCCAGCAGCGGAAGGAGAAGTGCGAGCCGAAGCCCGGAAATGCCCGGCCTGGGGCCGCCTTCGGATCGGGTCTGTCCCCGGCTTGGCGCGTCACGACGCCGGACGCCGCTCGCCCCCCTCGCGTCGCTCGCCGCCACGTACCTCTCCCGTGCTGTGTCCGCCGTGCCCGGTCCGGTTCATTCTCCCACCCGGTAAGGACGAACACACGGGCCGGTCAGTTCGCCGTGAGGACGGAGACGTCACCGTTGTCGCTGCGGACGTTCACGGTGTGCTCGCTCTTGTCGCGGCGGGGGACGTCGATCCGGACGTCGCCGTTGTCGCTGGCGCCGGTCACCTCGTACTCGGCGGTGGGGACGGAGACGTGGACGTCGCCGTTGTCGGTGACGACGTCGACGTGACGGGGGACGGTGCCGAGGGTGATGCGTACGTCGCCGTTGTCGGAGCGGGCGACGACCTCGGGTGCGGTGGCTCCGGCCTCGACGGCGACGTCGCCGTTGTCGGTGCCCAGGTCGAGCGCACCGCCGGCCTTGCGCACGCGCACGTCGCCGTTGTCGGAGCGCACCTTCATCGGGGTGGCGAAGCCCTCGGCGGTGACGCGGCCGTTGTCGTTCTCGACGGTGACGGCGACGTCGCGGGGGACCTGGATCCGGTGGACCGCGTCACAGTCGGAGGCGACACCGTCGCAGTCGACCCGCAGGGTCAGCTTCCCGTCGACGAGCTTCCACTCGGGCTCTGGCCCCGACCCCATGAACACCCACCCGTCGACCTGCCGCTCGACGCGTACGTCGTCGATGTCGGCGGCGGTGATCACGAGCTCGGAGTCGTCGGAGTCGACGGTGAGGGCGTCCCCGTCGAAGGCGAACGTCTTCCGCTCCACGGGCGCCTCCCCGACATCGGCCGAGCCGCACCCGACGAGCGCGAGAGAGGCGACGAGCGCCCCACCGGAGGCGAGCAGGACCCGGAACGGACGACGTACAGCGGCCATGACGCCGAGACCCCCACAAGAAAACCAGAAACGCGGACAGTCCCCCGACCGTAATCCCCCACCACCCGCCGTCACGATCCGGCGACCCACCGTCCCAAGGGTGGGGCTAACCCCCCACCGAGAGGTATCGGTTTGCAGCACCCACCCATGCGCCATGTAGGCTGTTGCCTCTTCCACGGGTGCGTAGCTCAGGGGTAGAGCGCTGCTCTTACAAAGCAGATGTCGGCGGTTCGAAACCGTCCGCGCCCACCAGTGAGGTAGCCCTAGGGCCCTGTTCCGATGACGTTTCGTCGGAGCGGGGCCCTGGGTGTTTGCGGGGGTTCGAGGTGCGGACATCGGCGTGCCTGCTGCTCTGTGGGAGATCGTCCACGAAGTCCCGGTCACACCGTTAGGCCGTCTCTTTCGGGTCTTGCATGATGACGGGCATGAACACGGAAGCCTGCGACCCGGCCGAGCTGGCCGCCCTCCGCGAGATCTTCTCGTCCCGCCCCGAGGCGGCGCCGCCGGCCGGGTGGGAGGCGGTGTGGTCCTTCGAGGCGGAGCACGGCATCGTGCTCCCGGAGCCGTATCGCACGTTCGTGGCAGAGGTCTGCGACGGACTGCGTGCCGGGCCGCCCTACTACGGTCTGCTGCCTCTCGCGCAGACGCCCCCGGACTGGGGCTCCGGCCGCCCCGAACGCCTGCTTGCCGAGCCCTTTCCGCTCACGGCGGCGTGGCCGTGGGAGGCGGACGGCGACGAGGAGGCGCTGTCGGTGGAGGAGTTCGAGGCGCGGACGGACCCCGTGTTCGACCACGGCTCGCTGCTGCTGGGCACCGACGGCTGCGGCATGTACTGGCACTTGATCGTCACCGGCCCGCAGCGAGGTCAGGTCTGGCAGATCGCCGGGGAGGGGGCCATGCCTTTCGGTCCCGAGTCGCCTGATGCCGTGATGCCGGGCGTCCCCGGCTTCGCGGGCTGGGCCACGCACTGGGCTCAGGGCCGCTCCTGGTTCGAGGGGACCTGAGGAGACGGTCCGAAAGTGACGGCCTGGACAGGGCTGTCCGTGCTCCGGCGGAAGTCGGCGGCGTGAGTGGCAGGGCGGTGGTGAGGTTGACGGGGGCATGGCAGGGCCGGTGTACTCGCGGGATGGCTGAGGTGGGGGACGCGCCCGAACCCGGGGTGCAGGGCGGCGAGATGACGGCGCAGCGGTATATCGAGACGAGGCTCTGCCAGTACCAGGGCTGGTACGACGTCAAGGCGACCCGGATGAAGGCGATGCATCTGCGGATGCGGACCGTCTCCGTCGTCGGTGGTGCGCTCGTGCCCGTGTTCGTGAATCTGGATCTGGCCTTCGCGCGGGTCACCGCCACCGTGCTGAGCGTCGTGGTCGTCGCCGCCGTGTCGCTGGAGAGCGTCTACCGGTACCGCGAGCAGTGGAAGAACTACCGGTCCACCGAGCAGCTGCTCGGGCACGAGCGGGTCTACTTCGAGACCAAGGTCGGGCCGTACCGCAACCTGCCGAAGCGGGACGCGTTCTCGATGCTCGTCGCCCGGGTCGAGAAGGCCATCGCCAACGAGAACTCCGCCACCCTGAACGTCATGACACTCGGCGGGCAGGTCAACTCCGACGTCCAGCAGCACGGGCAGCACGGGCAGCACGGCATTCCGGTCGCCCGGGAGCCCGAGGCCGGGGAGAAGGCAGAGAAGTAGACGCGTGGACGGCCACGGGATGTCTTCCCGGGGCCGTCCTTTGAGGCATGTGCGGGGGCGTCATCGGCCCCTGCGGGTCGGCGCCGAGGCGATCAACCCTCGTGGTGGGTCAGCACCACTTGTAGTCGACCCGCGTCGAGTTGTACGCGCAGGTGTCGATCCGCGCGCCGTTCGACTTCTTCAGCGTCGCGGTGTCACGGTCGTTGTTCCAGACGTACGCGCCGCGGTTCTGGTAGACGTTCGTGGCCGAGTTCGTGCCGCGGCCCGTGCGGACCGTCACGATCTTGCCCTTGCCGAGGACGAAGTTGCCGAACGTGTACTTGTGGTTCGCTGCGTCCGTCAGCGTCCAGCCGCGCAGGTTGACCGCCGCGCCGGTCGTGTTGCGTATCTGTACGTACTCGGCGTTGAGGCTCGTGTTCGAGCGGCGGTCCGTACCCGGGCTGTCGTAGTAGATCTTGTACAGGTGGACCGAGCCGGCGGCCTGTGCCTGCGTGGGCAGCAGCAGGATGCCGGAGGCGGCGGCCGCGGTCACGGCCGCGAACGTGCGTGCGCGAAGCATGAATGTCCCTCGGTTTCTGCCGGGAGCCCGCCGATGGGCCCCGACGAGCACACAGAATACGCACGCTCTTCACTCCATCCGCACACTTCGCGGGAGTTGGCGCGGGGGTAATTTAATCTTGGCTCATGTTCGACGCGTCCTTGCGGATCACCGTGCTCGGGTCCGCCACCCCCTTCGCCCGGCCGGGCAACCCCTGCTCCGGCTATCTCGTCGAGGGCGGCGGGGTGCGCGTCTGGGTCGACGCCGGCAGCGGCACACTCGCCGAACTCCAGCGGCACGTGGCCCTCGGTGACGTCGACGCCGTGTGGATCTCCCACCTGCACGCCGATCACTCCGCCGATCTGCTCACCTTCTTCTACGCCCTGCTCTACGCGGGACTCGAGCCGGACCTGCCCGTGCCCCTCTTCGGGCCCGCCGGGATCGCCGATCGGCTCGCCGGGTTCCTCACCAACGGCCCCGACCGCAGTCCTGTCGAACGGGCCTTCGGCGTCCAGGAGTTGTACGACGGTCATGTCGCCCGCGTCGGTGGCCTGACCCTGACCTCCCGCGCCGTCGAGCACGGGCTTCCCGCCTTCGCGCTGCGCGTGGAGGACGAGGACGGGCGCTCGCTCGTCTACTCCGGGGACTGCGAGCCCTGCCCCTCCCTCGTCGAACTCGCCCGCGACTGCGACCTGTTCGTGTGCGAGGCGGACGGCGACACCCCCGGACACCATTCCGCCGCGCAGGCCGGCGCCACCGCGGCCGAGGCCGGGGTCGGGCGGCTCGTCCTGACCCATGTGGGGCCGGCGCTCCCGCCCGGGGAAGCCGTCGCGCGGGCCGCCGAGGCGTACACGGGTGACATCGCCCACGCCGATCCCGGGCTCCGGTTCGACGTCACGCGTCGAAGTCGTACTCCAGGACGTACGACGACGAGTCCAGCGTCATCTCGTTGAGCTCCACGGCCTTCCCCGGCCCGGTGAACGCCGTACGCCCGATCAGCACCACCGGCGTCCCGAACTCCAGAGCCAGCCGGTCCGACTCGTCCGCCGTCGGCATCCGGCAGCGGATCTCCTCCCGGAACCGCACCGGCCGGTGGCCCAGCTCCGTCAGCCGGGCATAGGTACCGCCCGGCCCCGTGTCCGGCTCGGCGATCGGCGTCCCGCGCACCAACTCCGCCGACAGGTACGAGACCGACAGCAGCACCGGCTTGGCGTCGAGGACGAAAGCGGCTGCGCACGCACACGGGCGCCCCCGGCGTCAGGTTCAGCGCCCCCGCGACCCGCGCCCCCGCCTCCGTCTCGCCCACCTCGATCTGGTCGACGACCAGGTCCCGGTCCTCCACGTCCGCCGACCAGACCGAACGCCCGTTGCCCCACTGCTCGCCGGACAGGCGCGGGATGCCCCGGCGGCGCAGCGGGCGGAAGACCCGGACGAAGACCCCGGCGCCCTTGCGGGCCTCGGCGAGCCCCTCGGCGCGCAGCACGGAGAGGGCCTGGCGGGCCGTCATCCGGGCCACGGCGTACGTCGTCATGAGGTCGTTCTCACCGGGGAGCCGGTCACCCGGCGAGAAGGCGCCCGACTGGATCGCGGTTCTCAACTCATCGGCGATGCGCTGGTACTTGGGCCGACGAGCGCTGTCCTGGTCAGTCACGGGTGGACCACTCCCTTCATCTGCGCACACCCTACGGCGCACCCCGCGGCCAGGGTGCACACGTGTGCGCCGCCCCGCCCGGCCGATCCATCCATCGGGGGACATCTCTAGAGATACGTTGACAGGGAGGGGACGGAGGGATTCTCTGGTTCTCCCCAGGCTTCAGGGATCGGGACGGAGGGGATACGTGCAGCCACTGCCCGAGGTCGGTGACCTCGTCCGTGACGCCGCCACCGGACGCGTCGGCTTCTACGTCGGGACCGTCTCCGGACGCTGTCTGATCCGGGCCGTGCACGGAGACGCCGAGTGGGAGGCCGAGCCCGCCGACGTCCAGCCGGCCACGCCGCTGCGCGAGCTGCGCGCCCGAGCCGCCGAGATCAACGCGCGTAGCCGACGGGGGCCGGCCTGAGGCTCCGGCGGTTGTCAGTGGGGCGCGCCACACTGGAGGCATGTGCCGCAGCATCAAGACGCTCCGACCGCCCGCGCTGCCCGAGGAGGCGACCGAGGACGACATCCGCGCCGCCGCCCTGCAGTACGTCCGCAAGGTCTCCGGGTTCCGCGCCCCCGCCGCCCACAACCGCGAGGTCTTCGAGCGGGCCGTGGACGACATCGCCGACGCGACCGCGAGACTTCTCGACGGCCTGGAGGTACGGGGTGCCCACCCCGCCGTCAGGAGGCAGGCGCGGGAGCCGCAGCCGGACGCCGTATGAGGTAGGCGGCGAGCCCGCCCGCCAGGAAGAGCGCGAGGGTCGACACCCCCGCGCTGAACCAGGTCGCGCCCAGCCACTGCCCGCCCAGCCAGCCGAGCCCCACGCTGTACGAGGCCCAGGTCACGCCCGCCAGGGCCGACCACGGCAGGAACTCCTCCACGCGCCGCTTCGCCGCGCCCGCGCCCAGTGAGACCACCGAGCGGCCCGCCGGTGCGAAGCGCGCGAGGACGACGAGCAGCCCGCCGCCCCGTGCCAGCGCGGTGCCGAGACGTTCCTGCGCCAGGGACAGGCGCCGGGACCGGGCGATCGTCCGGTCGAGCCTGGCGCCGCCCCGTAGCGCCAGCCGGTACGCCAGGAAATCGCCGAGCACCGAGGCCGTGGCCGCGCAGAGGAGCAGGGGGAGGAGAGACGGTACGTCGGGGGTGGCCGCGGTGGCCGACGCCGCCGCCGTGGCCGCGGTGATCACCAGGAAGCCGCTCGGCAGCACGGGCAGGAAGACGTCGAGCAGGATCGACGTCGCCACCACCGCGTAGATCCATGGACCGGCGGTGAGCGACCGCAGCGAGCCAAGGCTGTCGAGCAGATTCACAGGGGCAGAGCCTACGCGGGGGCGGTGGCCGCCCGCCGGGTGGGTGCCGGGCTCCGCCGGACCCGCGCGAACGTGTGCGACTTTGCGGGAATGTGCCCGAGGTGAGGGGCCGGGGCCGGGCCAGGGGGATGCGGAAAGGGCCGGAACGCAGTGCTGCGTGGTCCGGCCCTTTCCTGTATGCGGCCGAGGCTGCTCAGGCCGTGGCCGGGGTGGCCTGCTCCTCGCGGTCCTCGCGCTCCGCGCTCGTCCGGTGCGCCGTGGAGCCCGCGCCGACCCGGCCGCGGAAGAGGCTGTCGAGCGCCAGCGCGCCCGGCCCGGTGAACACGAGCAGCACGAAGGCCCAGCAGAACAGCGCCGAGGTCTCGCCGCCGTTCTGCAGCGGGAAGAGTGCCTCCGGCTGGTGGACCTTGAAGTACGCGTACGCCATCGAGCCCGAGGCGAGGAACGCGGCGCTCCGGGTGCCCAGGCCGAGCAGGACCAGGCCGCCCGCGCCGAGCTGGATCACGGCGGCGTACCAGCCCGGCCAGGTGCCGGCCGGGATCGTCCCGCCGCCCATCGCGCCACCGAGGACGCCGAAGAGCGAGGCGGCGCCGTGACAGGCGAAGAGCAGGCCGACGACAATGCGGAAGAGGCCCAGCGCGTACGGCTGCGACTGGTCGAGGCGGCCCGAGAGGGTGCTCACACCGCCGGGTCGATTCTTCGCGTTGCCCTGGTCGGGGCTGTTCGGGCTGTTCGGGCCGTTCGGACTGTTCAGGGTGTTCGGGGTGGCCATGGGGGGACTCCTTCGGCCTGGCCCCGTCCGTGGGGTGGACGGGGAGTGGGGGACGGAAACCGATGAGGCCGTCAGGTTAGGCACCCCTCACTAGTACTTGCAAGTTCAACATTAGGCCACCGGGAAGTGTGTGGTGAGGTTCACTTCCCGGTGGCCGTTGTTGACGCTGAGTCAGTAGGGGGGTTCTCAGCAGCCGTTGAGCACGGACTGGAGGGCGCTCTTCTCGGCGGAGTCGACGCTGAGGTTCCAGTGGTACTTCACGTGTACCCACGCGCGGGCGTACGTGCAGCGGTAGGACGTGCGCGAGGGCAGCCACTCCGCCGGGTCCAGGTCGCCCTTGGACTGGTTGACGTTGTCGGTGACGGCTATGAGCTGGGGCCGGGTCAGGTCGTTCGCGAAGGCCTGGCGCTGCGCGGTGGTCCACGCGTTCGCGCCCGAGCGCCAGGCCTCGG is a window encoding:
- a CDS encoding VTT domain-containing protein → MLDSLGSLRSLTAGPWIYAVVATSILLDVFLPVLPSGFLVITAATAAASATAATPDVPSLLPLLLCAATASVLGDFLAYRLALRGGARLDRTIARSRRLSLAQERLGTALARGGGLLVVLARFAPAGRSVVSLGAGAAKRRVEEFLPWSALAGVTWASYSVGLGWLGGQWLGATWFSAGVSTLALFLAGGLAAYLIRRPAAAPAPAS
- a CDS encoding SMI1/KNR4 family protein; protein product: MMTGMNTEACDPAELAALREIFSSRPEAAPPAGWEAVWSFEAEHGIVLPEPYRTFVAEVCDGLRAGPPYYGLLPLAQTPPDWGSGRPERLLAEPFPLTAAWPWEADGDEEALSVEEFEARTDPVFDHGSLLLGTDGCGMYWHLIVTGPQRGQVWQIAGEGAMPFGPESPDAVMPGVPGFAGWATHWAQGRSWFEGT
- a CDS encoding HAD family hydrolase; amino-acid sequence: MPAANQTPNAITAPVLVASDLDRTLIYSSAALALGMPDAQAPRLLCVEVHESKPLSYMTEHAAGLLARLTEEAVFVPTTTRTRKQYQRIQLPGSAPKYAICANGGHLLVNGVTDADWHASVMLRLAEECAPLSEVRAYLTATTDLSWVRKHRVAEDLFAYLVVERERLPVDWLERFGAWAGERGWTVSLQGRKVYAVPKPLTKSAAVREVARRIGTSLTLAAGDSLLDADLLLAADRAWRPGHGELADSDWTAPHLDVLAERGVAAGEEILRRFRAAAAV
- a CDS encoding MBL fold metallo-hydrolase translates to MFDASLRITVLGSATPFARPGNPCSGYLVEGGGVRVWVDAGSGTLAELQRHVALGDVDAVWISHLHADHSADLLTFFYALLYAGLEPDLPVPLFGPAGIADRLAGFLTNGPDRSPVERAFGVQELYDGHVARVGGLTLTSRAVEHGLPAFALRVEDEDGRSLVYSGDCEPCPSLVELARDCDLFVCEADGDTPGHHSAAQAGATAAEAGVGRLVLTHVGPALPPGEAVARAAEAYTGDIAHADPGLRFDVTRRSRTPGRTTTSPASSR
- a CDS encoding DUF4097 family beta strand repeat-containing protein — protein: MAAVRRPFRVLLASGGALVASLALVGCGSADVGEAPVERKTFAFDGDALTVDSDDSELVITAADIDDVRVERQVDGWVFMGSGPEPEWKLVDGKLTLRVDCDGVASDCDAVHRIQVPRDVAVTVENDNGRVTAEGFATPMKVRSDNGDVRVRKAGGALDLGTDNGDVAVEAGATAPEVVARSDNGDVRITLGTVPRHVDVVTDNGDVHVSVPTAEYEVTGASDNGDVRIDVPRRDKSEHTVNVRSDNGDVSVLTAN
- a CDS encoding lamin tail domain-containing protein is translated as MLRARTFAAVTAAAASGILLLPTQAQAAGSVHLYKIYYDSPGTDRRSNTSLNAEYVQIRNTTGAAVNLRGWTLTDAANHKYTFGNFVLGKGKIVTVRTGRGTNSATNVYQNRGAYVWNNDRDTATLKKSNGARIDTCAYNSTRVDYKWC
- a CDS encoding zinc ribbon domain-containing protein is translated as MPRYEFRCRTCGDTFELSRPMAESSDPASCPAGHDDTVKLLSAVAVGGSASAAPAPSGGGGGGGCCGGGCCS
- a CDS encoding DUF4231 domain-containing protein, coding for MAEVGDAPEPGVQGGEMTAQRYIETRLCQYQGWYDVKATRMKAMHLRMRTVSVVGGALVPVFVNLDLAFARVTATVLSVVVVAAVSLESVYRYREQWKNYRSTEQLLGHERVYFETKVGPYRNLPKRDAFSMLVARVEKAIANENSATLNVMTLGGQVNSDVQQHGQHGQHGIPVAREPEAGEKAEK
- a CDS encoding DoxX family protein, with the translated sequence MATPNTLNSPNGPNSPNSPDQGNAKNRPGGVSTLSGRLDQSQPYALGLFRIVVGLLFACHGAASLFGVLGGAMGGGTIPAGTWPGWYAAVIQLGAGGLVLLGLGTRSAAFLASGSMAYAYFKVHQPEALFPLQNGGETSALFCWAFVLLVFTGPGALALDSLFRGRVGAGSTAHRTSAEREDREEQATPATA
- a CDS encoding DUF2277 domain-containing protein, producing the protein MCRSIKTLRPPALPEEATEDDIRAAALQYVRKVSGFRAPAAHNREVFERAVDDIADATARLLDGLEVRGAHPAVRRQAREPQPDAV